From the genome of Sandaracinaceae bacterium, one region includes:
- a CDS encoding ABC transporter ATP-binding protein, with product MIEVSDLSVKRGARTVLQGVSFEAPRGAVSCILGPNGAGKSTLLKAIVGLLPYDGRVTLDGAPLRDLEARARAKRLAYVPQRTQLSSALHVETVVGHGRYAHTGGLGRVGEADRRAIQDAMERCDVVGLARRRFDHLSAGEARRVLLARALATESHAILLDEPTEALDVRHALELHQLLRELAEDDYAIVVVLHGLDAARRRTDRALLLKEGTVVASGASAEVVTPEHVRAVYGVELLEDAALGFRLGDPT from the coding sequence ATGATCGAGGTCTCGGATCTCTCGGTGAAGCGGGGCGCGCGGACCGTGCTCCAGGGCGTCTCGTTCGAGGCGCCGCGCGGGGCGGTGAGCTGCATCCTGGGCCCGAACGGCGCCGGCAAGAGCACGCTCCTCAAGGCCATCGTCGGCCTGCTCCCCTACGACGGCCGCGTCACCCTCGACGGCGCGCCGCTCCGTGATCTCGAGGCGCGCGCGCGCGCCAAGCGCCTCGCCTACGTGCCGCAGCGCACGCAGCTCAGCTCCGCGCTGCATGTCGAGACGGTCGTCGGACACGGGCGCTACGCACACACGGGCGGCCTGGGACGCGTGGGCGAGGCCGATCGGCGGGCCATCCAGGACGCGATGGAGCGCTGCGACGTGGTCGGGCTCGCGCGCCGCCGCTTCGATCACCTCTCGGCCGGCGAGGCGCGCCGCGTCCTCCTCGCCCGCGCCCTCGCGACCGAGTCGCACGCGATCTTGCTCGACGAGCCCACCGAGGCGCTCGACGTCCGGCACGCCCTCGAGCTGCATCAGCTCCTCCGGGAGCTGGCCGAGGACGACTACGCGATCGTCGTCGTGCTGCACGGGCTCGACGCCGCGCGTCGCCGCACCGACCGCGCGCTGCTCTTGAAGGAGGGCACTGTCGTCGCGTCGGGCGCCAGCGCGGAGGTCGTCACTCCCGAGCACGTCCGCGCCGTCTACGGCGTGGAGCTCCTCGAGGACGCCGCGCTCGGCTTCCGACTCGGAGACCCGACGTGA